The Pseudodesulfovibrio sediminis genome includes the window CAGGCTGCTTTCCGACAGGGTGGCGAAGCGGGACGCGATCGAGGATCGGGATACCTTGTGGCGAGAGATGTCCGCACGACTCGCTGTCATGGAGCCTGTCTTTTACAGCGTGCTTCATTTTATCATGCAGGCAGCGGAGGCTCCCGAGGAGCTACTGTCCGACGCTTTGGAGAAGGTCGGGTACTAGTGACAGGCTCTTCGCTTTACGGTAAGCAGTGGAACGCAAAATACATCACTCATTCATAGGGAGAAATACATGCCGGAAAAGAAACTCAGGGTCGAATTCTTGTCCATGACCCCGGACGCTCTGTCCCTCATCTATGCCGCATTCAGGCAGTGTTACCATGCCGGTTTCGTGGCAGACATGTGGCCTCGGCTGTTGTCCGGTGAAGTCGATCCTCAGGTTCAGGCGGACTTTGTGTCAAAGACCATGGAGTCCGGTCACGACAGTCCGATAGAGCATGTCTCCATGACCTTTGCGATAGAGGGAATCTCCCGGGCGTGCTCCCATCAGATCGTGCGTCATCGGATCGCATCCTACTCCCAGCAGAGCCAGCGGTATGTGTCCGAGAATGATATGGAGTACATCCTGCCGCCTGCCATCGCCAAGATACCTGAAGCCCGGGAACGGTTCGAGTCCTTCATGGCCGAAGTGCAGTCCGCATATTCCGATTTGCGTGAAATACTGGTTGATCATGGGCGAAAGTCCAAGGCCAACGAGGATGCGCGATTCGTTCTGCCGCAAGCTGCTGAAACCAA containing:
- the thyX gene encoding FAD-dependent thymidylate synthase; amino-acid sequence: MPEKKLRVEFLSMTPDALSLIYAAFRQCYHAGFVADMWPRLLSGEVDPQVQADFVSKTMESGHDSPIEHVSMTFAIEGISRACSHQIVRHRIASYSQQSQRYVSENDMEYILPPAIAKIPEARERFESFMAEVQSAYSDLREILVDHGRKSKANEDARFVLPQAAETKIVITMNCRSLHHFFHLRCCNRAQWEVRAMADLMLDICKDKLPAIFAHGGARCEQLGYCPESPKFACGKYPTREKNG